The nucleotide window ATCCCAATAAATGCTAAGAGAATTCAAAAAAAtggttgggggggttggggatttagttcagcggtagagcacttgcctagcaagcgcaaggctctgggtttggtccccagctccgaaaaaagaataaaaaaaaaatggttggatattttgtgcatttttccttttattatacctcccccaattcctccccaatggtgtgcatgtgtgcatgtgtgcatgtgcgtgatggatgtgtacatgtgtatgtggtgtgtgtgtgtgtgtgtgtgtgtgtgtgtgtgcgcatatgtgtggtagatgtgtatgtgtggtacatGGTGATGGGTTTGGATGGAGACACCTGAGTGGAACAGGatgctgggtgtcttcctctatccctCTGTACCTTATTGCTCTGAAATAGactctcactgaactggaagctcactTCTTTTAGCTATTGACTGGCCAGAAATCCACTTATTTTTGCCCCAAGTACAGGCATGAGCCAgcatgcccagctttttacatgggtgcttggGATTTGATAATAGATCCTCATGGTTGTAAACACTCTTATCCACTGGGCTATCCCTCCGGACtaactccatccatccatccatccatccatccatccatccatccatccatccacccatccatccattcacccagccacccacccacccattcacccacccactcagccacccacctacccactcatccatctttcatttatttgtttattttattttgataagtgtttttgtttatttgtttatttgtttatttgtttttcttctcttttacttttggcttttcgagacaaggtttctctgtgtagcctggccaTTTTGGAACTTGCTCCATAGATAAGGCTGGCTTGGActcagagatcagcttgcctGTGCCCCAcgagttctgggactaaaggcatgtgccaccatgccagcctTTACTctgacattttaaaaggaaaggaatagctatgttggaaattgctTTGCATATTAACTTAAATTGCATAAACTGTAGTGCATCGTAGCAGACCTCAATACTACATCAACCACATGTTCTTGGGTAAGTCATAGGTCTTGTTGGCCAGAGACCACTTAGGTGCCTTGTAAGTGCTAATCTTTGATTTATGTGTGCTGAGAAGTTTAACAAAATAAACCTCTTTATTTTTGCATGTCCCATTTTGGCATTATCAAGTTAATTTATTTGTACTTTGttgatttgtatttttttctttcaagaccttGCTTTTACATGGAAATATCATCACTTCTCTCAGAATGGCACCTGCTTATCTACCCAGGAATCTTTCGATACTGTCTTTGGCAGAAAATGAAATCCGAGACTTAAATGAGGTAAACTGTGAAGCTCTTCTGTGGGATCCTGGAAGGAGAAGTCCAGGAGTCTGTGGGATCTAGGACAGGGAAAGGCCAGGAGAGATAGGAAAGGTTCTCGAGCTCCCTTTTAGACTGGGGCCATCGTGGGAGAACACGCTGCTATGGTGATACACTTGGCTCTACAGTGTCactgtttctctttctaccttttcCTTACCCTGGCAGGTCACCAGGCTGAATTTCAGTTGTAATACTGCAATGCGCTGGTGATTGGCAGCAAAGAGACATCTGCTTTAAAGGGCCAATGAGGCTACCTGTCCACCTTTCCCTGCTGCTGCTATATTCTCAGATAGGGTTTTCTCAAGCCAGGCACCGTCTTGCATGTCGGTAACATTAGCACTTGatcacagaggcaggaagattagaagctaaaggtcagcttgggctaaaTGATATCATGTCACAAAAGAAGGGCTATGGTTTTCTTAACTAGGAAACAATGATGATACTTTCCTGTTGTTCAGGAAGGACACATGGCCAGGTTCTTAGAGCTGTAGAAGTCAGTGACTAATAGTAGAATATTGCTTGATGCTCTTTAAAACAAGAGGGAAATTGTGACATTCTCAAATGCTGCCAAAGTTATGTGGTCATCGGAACCCTGAGCTTGACACTGGACATTCATTTTGCTCAACAAGGGTGTCTTTTGTTGCAGATCTCATTTTTGGCCTCTTTAAGTGAACTGGAACAGTTATCAATCATGAACAACCCTTGTGTGATGGCTACCCCGTCCATTCCAGGGTTTGACTATCGACCGTACATTGTCAGCTGGTGTCTGAATCTCAGAGTGCTGGACGGATATGTGATTTCTCAGAAGGAGAGGTAGGCATTATCTGTTTACCATGGCACCAATCATGGGAGTTTGGGGAAGATCAGTTCTAAAGTTTCTAGTTTGCCACagattgttggttttttttttttttttttttctggagccaaggacggaacccagggccttgcgcttgctaggcaagcgctctaccactgagctaaatccccaaccccagattgttggttttttgttttttgttttttttcccctttgagacagggtctctgtgtagccctggctgtcctggaacttgctctgttgatcagaccaggctgcccttcaacttagaggtctgcctgcctctgtctcccaatgctggaattaaaggtgtgtaccaccaccatctggctaatcaattaattaaagtgtatctttaaaaattgaaaatgctGGTGTAATTGTAGCCCAGAGTGTTTGTTGGGTATTTAGGATTACCCCTCCTTTCCTAGGAAGGATAGGAAATGAGTATCAGAGCTGGGAGCCGGTGTGTGGTGCATGCCAgtcatcccagtacttgagaCATAGAGGCAGAAGAGTTAGGTGGTCATTGCCATTCTAGGATACACTGTTGGTTCTAGagtagcctgtgctacatgagatTAGTTTTAGGGCTAGGGAATACAACTCATTTGTAGAATGCTTGCTTACCATGTTTGAGGCtcttgctctgcaagcatgaggacctgagtttgaatccacaTAAAAACTGGATATACCAAAATATCATTCAttaaaaatgaacccacataaaaagccaagtATAGCTTCTCATactgtaaccccagcatgggGAACAGGGTGACAGAAATGTGTGGATCATTGGCTAGCCAGCAAATAGCAAGCTTCTATTTTACTGTGATTATATTTTTAAGCCCCATTGTTTCATAAAACTGgccatggtggttcatgcctatGATTCCAGTATCAGAGAAATGAAACCatgaagatcagaaattcaaaaccATGCTCAACTACATATATAGTGTTTCAACTGGGTATGGAAAAAGGGGGGTGGAAAGGGggatggagagttggctcagcagatatgagcactggctgtttttacTGGGTTCTAGTTTCTGCATTCtcttggtagctcacaaccagcCATAACTCCAGTACTGGAGGATGCTTTTTAGCATCTTAAAATATCAAGCAAGTTGGTGTCACAACACTGGCAAGGTGAAGGCAGGGAAGGCTAGTTTTAGCTATatagcgagttcaaggccagtcctgGCTACTTGAGACTTTGTtttcaaaagcaacaaaaaaattaaacaaaaacactGGTCTGTTCCATTTGTATACCCTATAGGTTGGCCATGCTGACTGTGTGCTTGAcatctttttctcccttttatcaATGCTTACATTGGTGGTTGGATATGGAGATGTGATCAGATTCAGTTTtgaggatgtatgtatgtatgtatgtatgtatgtatgtatgtatgtatgtatgtaagtatgtattgagacaagatctctctacatagtcctgctggcctggaactcagagatctgctttcctttgcctcccaggtactgggacGAAAGGCTTGTGCCCAGATAGTTTTGGTGTTTTAAAGGGAAGGCTACTTTGTAGAAGGTATTAGATTGGACTCAGTGTCTGGAATGTCTATCTTCTTATTAGTAACTATAAACGGTCCATGACCCAAACCATTAAGTCATTAAGAATTACAAAATGATGAGATTCTGTCCCTGTTACTAGTTATATTACTTATGAGAAATAAGCACCTAGTGATAAATTTTGTATAGGAAATAAAGTATTAgcaatatttacttatttattacttatttatttatgagtatactagctgtcttcagacacaccagaagagggcatcagatcccattacagattgttgtgagccaccatgtggttgctgggaattgaactcaggatctctggaagagcagtcagtgctcttaaccactgagccatctctccagcccagtattaGCAATAGTTAATTCCCGATACccaacagtttttaaaaagtgaccaattacggtccccagctccgaaaaaaagaaaaaaaagaaaagaaaaaaaaagtgaccaaTTAGATATTTCTAAAACCTTCAATTATGAGCTTATAGATTGCTTCTGTTTGATGAACAAAGTATAAATGGAGAGAATGCTCATTGCttctttgaaaataattaaaagatatTTGGGCTCATTAGTATGAACAGAGTACCTctaattgtgaaaaaaaaatgaaaacaagagacCAAGGGAAGTGAGTTAGGAATATAGATCAGAAAGCAGGGACTGTGCCATGTTTGTAATGCTCCTACTGAGGAGGTGAGATGGGCAGActgctggagcttgctggcctCCAGCCCAGCCAAAAGGTGAGCCCCAAGAgagagagacctggtctcaaaaaataaagtgtgtaGTGTGTAGCAACAGAAGAAGATACCCAACctcagcctctggcctctactGTACATACACAAGAGTGTtcacgcgcgtgcgcacacacacacccacccacccctcaaaattaactaaaaataagtaaaacttgagggtctttttttaaaagatttatttttatttatttattttacaaatgcgagtacactgttgctgtctttaaacacagcagaagagggcgtcagatcccattacagatggttgtgagccaccatgtggttgctgggatttgaactcaggaactctggaaaagcagtcagtgctcttaactactgagccatctctctagccccaagtttttgtttttgttttgttttgttttgttttttttcggagctggggaccgaacccagggccttgcgcttgctaggcaagcgctctaccactgagctaaatccccaacccttttgttttgttttttaaatgaaaaaaaaatccattggtTTTTAGTAAGTAAATTCAAAAGAAAGATCACTTCCTTAGCAATGTGTTTGACCCCTGTGCTGTCCCCTCCTCCTCAGTCTGAAGGCTGAATGGCTCTATAGTCAAGGCAAGGGGAGATCGTATCGACCTGGCCAGCATGTCCAGCTTGTCCAGTACCTGGCTACAGTTTGTCCTCTTATTTCTGCCCTGGGTCTTCAGACTGCAGAGGATGCCAAACTGGAGAAGATTCTGAGCAAACAGAGGTAAGCCCATTTATTTGTGGCAGCTGAGGACTTTGGAGGCGAAGACTTACCTGTGGTGGAGGACACACATCTGGATGCTGGCCTTGTGTCACTGCAGAGAAGCTAAGTTACAAAGTGTGGCTTGTTCCTTGGCAGTTGCTTTACCGAACAATAATGGAAGGATGGGTTATTTGATTTGCCTTGCATGTATGAGGCCCTAGGTTTGAGCCTCAACACTTGAAGAAAAGTCCTTGGCCTTTTAATGTAGGTGCCTCATGTAGCGTGCTAAGTGCTAATAGTAACAAGCATGGCCAAGTGTTCAGCAATCACTTCCCTTGTTGGAGATCCCATCTTTCAATGTTTTTACATATGAAATTGTGTTCATATAAGGTGGGTCAGCAATTAAATGTATAGATTAAGATAGAGTCTTTTCATGTAATCTAGATTGGCCTCCAACTTATATGTAGGAGAAGGTGACTGTGAAGGGCTGATTCTGCTGCCTGcccctccacagtgctgggtttgtAGGAATGTGTTGCCATCCCCATTTTTgtctaataattaaaaaaaaattaacctttTTTCCACAAAGTGTTCAAAGGGACTATTGTTCGCCAATGGCTAAATATGCCCCTTTGTAAACTTATGTTTCTGTTACCATTGTTAACTTAGTAGCAGGAAAAAGACTTAGTTTGTGCTAAATGTCAGCAATATTTATTATTGGTTTTTTAGGTTTCACCAGAGGCAGCTGATGAACCAGAGCCAGAATGAAGAGTTGTCTCCTATTGCTGCTGTTGAAACAAGGGTGCCCCGTACACCTGAGTGTTCAAGCCCTGTGCAAGATTTCCAGGAAAGCGGTAAGGAGGTCAGGAGGTCATTTATACCCAATGCCTAAGAGCAGCTTGCTTCACTACATTTCTTCAATTCATTTGACTTGCTGGGTCATAAAACAGTTCGTTTCTGGCAAGGTCTCTGTATGTAGCCATGACTGGTCTGAAGCTCACCATATAGTTCCAAGCTCGACTCAGACTTGCATCAAATCCACCAGACctgattccttccttccttccttctttccttccttccttctttacttctttccttccttccttctttccttccttccttccttcctttttagtatttattttatgtatgtgtgagagtgtttgtatgtgtatcacatgcatacaggagtcagaagaggacatcagatcccctggagctgtagtCACAGTCAGTTGTGAACTGTCGTGTGGGTACTTGGATCTGAACCCTGGGCCCTCTGCacgagcagcaagtgctcttaaccactgaactgtctcCGCCCCTTCTTCCTCTTGAATGCTGAGATATAGGGGACAGGTGCCACTAATCCTAGCTGAAAAGGAtgtatttttgtaatattttatcaCTTTAACTTTAGTGATCATTTGATACAGATTTGTAGATaacatatatttgtatgtttgagtacatatatattttatatatgtatacatgtttaatatatgtacataaagatatgtatatatggatattataattctaattaaattttttaaaaaattatttatttatgtaatttatgtatatggatgtttaATCTACATTTATGTCTGCACAGCAAAAGGTGGCATCAAATCATAGAcagagccgccatgtggttgctgggacttgaactcagagtctctggaagaggagccagtactcttaaccattgagtcatctctccagctccactacAATCACTTAAAACAATTAttattgtgtatgtggtgtgcatgtgtgccgtGAAGAGCGTGCCATGAAGATAGGATATCTCAGTGgagtggttttctttttgtaCCTTTACTTAGGCTTAGGTGATTGAGTGCAGGTCTCCAGGCTTGTGCAGCAGGTACTGTCAGCCACCGAGCCTCTCGCTGGCCCCCATACTCTAATTTGTGATGGTGTATGtgttactggggattgaacctaggaccttagGCATGTTAGACAAGTGTTCTATGCTTGAATCATAACCCCAGCctcatatctctgtgtgtgtgtgtgtgtgtgtgtgtgtgtgtgtgtgtgtatactcatatgtctaatttttaaaactatttctttgtagggctggatataGGACTCtaggactcagtggttaagagtcctttctgggcagcacagtagagctgaccctggaggtgtgggtgtgggagagccGGCCTGAGGAAATGAGAGAGGAAGAGCTGACGCCACTCCTTGTCTGGACAAAGTGGGAGAACTGGTCCTActggtgtgtgtgtaggctgaGCAACTCAGGGCCAGCATCTACTCCATCTCTCTGGAGGCACAAAGGGACCAGTCTGTAGATCTGAAGCTTCGGGATCTCCAGACACAAGATAGCAATGGGGATGTCTGAGAGGAGTTCCTGGGGGCACCCAGGATTGATAGTATAGCAGAAGCCGGAGGCCCGGAATCACACCAGTGCCTCATTGCAGTGAAGATTAGCGAGTAAAGCTATTTGGGCAAAGGTTATATTATGTGACATACTGTGATACACTGagatgttttggtttttgtttagtttttgattttttgttttcttttaggggAAGGTTCTAAGGATGGAGGGTCGATTGGAGGGATGGGGAGCTGAGTGGGATTGGGTACAGAATGTGAAATTCATGAAGAATCAATAagagtttttaattaaaaaaaaaaaaaataagagtgccTTCTGGTCTTCCAAAGGACCAAAGTTCAGCACCTATGTCAGGTGTCTCACAGCCAACTGTAATTCTGGTTATAAAAAAAACCTGATatcctacccccccccccccacaccacttaaaaagaatgaaaaagaaaaaacccactttgtggacagtttttttttttttttttggttcttttttccggagctggggaccgaacccagggccttgcgcttcctaggtaagcgctctaccactgagctaaatccccagccccgacagtTTTCTTTATACAGACATAGTAATGCTGTCCTTGACTTTAGGGAAGTCCTCttgtttcagcctcccaagtgctggaattgttGGATGAACTGCCACCACTCCTACTGTAATAAATTATTTTCCTGTTactatcccccccacccccaccctcgtattttcaagactgggtttctctgtgtagccctagctgtcctggaacttgctttgtagatcaggctggcctcaaacttagagatccactgcttctgtctcccaggtgctgggattaaaggcacgcccCTT belongs to Rattus norvegicus strain BN/NHsdMcwi chromosome 11, GRCr8, whole genome shotgun sequence and includes:
- the Cep97 gene encoding centrosomal protein of 97 kDa isoform X4, with the translated sequence MAVARVDGALAPGEGSVVNWSGQGLQKLGANLPCDADVHTLILDKNQIIKLENLEKCKQLIQLSVANNRLVRMMGVAKLTQLRVLNLPHNSIGCMEGLKDLVHLEWLNLAGNNLKTMEQINSCSALQHLDLSDNNIPQIGDVSKLTALKTLLLHGNIITSLRMAPAYLPRNLSILSLAENEIRDLNEISFLASLSELEQLSIMNNPCVMATPSIPGFDYRPYIVSWCLNLRVLDGYVISQKESLKAEWLYSQGKGRSYRPGQHVQLVQYLATVCPLISALGLQTAEDAKLEKILSKQRFHQRQLMNQSQNEELSPIAAVETRVPRTPECSSPVQDFQESGVRRGHQIPWSCSHSQL